The following are encoded together in the Tribolium castaneum strain GA2 chromosome 3, icTriCast1.1, whole genome shotgun sequence genome:
- the Atpalpha gene encoding sodium/potassium-transporting ATPase subunit alpha isoform X3 has translation MALKSEMKEEHGRSDSYRVATIPSSYDDNKTADGRPKSRRKNKKVRKADDLDDLKQELDIDYHKITPEELYQRFQTHPENGLSHAKAKENLERDGPNALTPPKTTPEWVKFCKNLFGGFALLLWIGAILCFIAYSIQASTVEEPADDNLYLGIVLAAVVIVTGIFSYYQESKSSKIMESFKNMVPQFATVIREGEKLTLRAEDLVLGDVVEVKFGDRIPADIRIIESRGFKVDNSSLTGESEPQSRSPEFTHENPLETKNLAFFSTNAVEGTAKGVVISCGDNTVMGRIAGLASGLDTGETPIAKEIHHFIHLITGVAVFLGVTFFVIAFILGYHWLDAVIFLIGIIVANVPEGLLATVTVCLTLTAKRMASKNCLVKNLEAVETLGSTSTICSDKTGTLTQNRMTVAHMWFDNQIIEADTTEDQSGVQYDRTSPGFKALSRIATLCNRAEFKGGQNDVPILKREVNGDASEAALLKCMELALGDVMSIRRKNKKVCEIPFNSTNKYQVSIHENEDASDPRHILVMKGAPERILERCSTIFICGKEKVLDEEMKEAFNNAYLELGGLGERVLGFCDFMLPTDKYPIGYKFNCDDPNFPLDGLRFVGLMSMIDPPRAAVPDAVAKCRSAGIKVIMVTGDHPITAKAIAKSVGIISEGNETVEDIAQRLNIPVSEVNPREAKAAVVHGSDLRDLSSDQLDEILRYHTEIVFARTSPQQKLIIVEGCQRMGAIVAVTGDGVNDSPALKKADIGVAMGIAGSDVSKQAADMILLDDNFASIVTGVEEGRLIFDNLKKSIAYTLTSNIPEISPFLAFILCDIPLPLGTVTILCIDLGTDMVPAISLAYEEAESDIMKRRPRNPFSDKLVNERLISMAYGQIGMIQAAAGFFVYFVIMAENGFRPTDLFGIRKQWDSKAVNDLTDSYGQEWTYRDRKTLEYTCHTAFFVSIVVVQWADLIICKTRRNSILHQGMRNWALNFGLVFETALAAFLSYTPGMDKGLRMFPLKFVWWLPAIPFMLSIFIYDETRRFYLRRNPGGWLEQETYY, from the exons CACGGCCGTTCTGACTCGTATCGGGTGGCAACTATTCCGTCCAGTTATGATGACAACAAAACGGCTGATGGTAGACCAAag TCACGGAGGAAAAATAAGAAGGTCAGGAAAGCGGACGATTTAGATGATTTGAAACAAGAATTGGACATCGATTATCATAAAATCACCCCAGAAGAATTATATCAGAGATTCCAGACACATCCAGAAAAT GGCCTCAGTCATGCGAAAGCGAAAGAGAATTTGGAACGGGACGGACCCAATGCACTCACACCCCCAAAGACTACCCCCGAATGggtgaaattttgtaaaaatctcTTCGGGGGTTTCGCTCTCTTATTGTGGATCGGCGCCATCCTCTGCTTCATAGCCTATTCTATTCAGGCTAGCACCGTGGAGGAACCAGCCGATGATAATCTTTATCTTGGCATCGTCTTAGCTGCCGTTGTTATCGTTACAG GTATATTTTCTTATTATCAAGAAAGCAAGAGTTCGAAGATTATGGAGTCGTTCAAAAACATGGTCCCCCAATTCGCTACAGTGATCCGCGAGGGTGAAAAGCTGACCCTCCGCGCGGAGGACCTGGTACTGGGCGACGTGGTCGAGGTGAAATTCGGTGACAGAATCCCAGCCGATATCCGAATCATCGAATCTCGCGGCTTCAAAGTAGACAACTCATCCTTGACAGGCGAATCCGAACCGCAGTCCCGCAGTCCGGAGTTCACTCACGAGAACCCTCTCGAAACGAAAAACTTGGCGTTCTTCTCGACCAACGCCGTCGAAGGCACTGCCAAAGGTGTTGTGATTAGTTGTGGTGACAATACCGTGATGGGTCGCATCGCCGGTCTCGCCTCCGGTCTGGACACCGGCGAGACGCCCATCGCCAAAGAAATCCATCATTTCATTCACCTCATTACTGGCGTGGCTGTTTTCCTCGGAGTTACCTTCTTCGTAATCGCCTTCATCCTCGGCTACCACTGGCTCGACGCTGTTATTTTCCTCATCGGTATTATCGTGGCGAACGTGCCCGAGGGGCTCCTCGCCACCGTCACCGTGTGTCTCACCCTCACTGCTAAGAGGATGGCTTCCAAGAACTGCCTCGTGAAGAATCTCGAGGCCGTAGAGACCCTCGGCTCCACAAGCACGATCTGCTCGGACAAGACCGGAACTTTGACCCAAAACCGGATGACGGTAGCACACATGTGGTTCGACAATCAGATCATTGAAGCCGACACCACTGAAGACCAGTCGGGAGTCCAATACGACCGCACAAGTCCAGGATTCAAAGCTTTGTCGCGCATTGCCACACTTTGCAACCGGGCTGAGTTCAAAGGGGGGCAGAACGACGTCCCGATCCTTAAACGCGAAGTCAACGGAGACGCCTCTGAAGCCGCTCTCCTCAAATGCATGGAACTGGCTCTGGGCGACGTGATGTCCATCAGACGCAAGAACAAGAAAGTTTGCGAAATTCCCTTCAACTCGACCAACAAATACCAAGTTTCCATCCACGAGAACGAGGACGCGAGCGATCCTCGCCATATCCTTGTGATGAAGGGCGCTCCTGAACGAATCCTCGAACGCTGCAGCACGATCTTCATCTGCGGCAAGGAGAAAGTCCTGGATGAGGAAATGAAGGAAGCTTTCAATAACGCCTACTTGGAGTTGGGTGGTTTGGGCGAGCGTGTGCTCGGCTTCTGCGATTTTATGTTGCCCACTGATAAGTACCCAATTGGGTACAAATTCAATTGCGATGACCCCAACTTCCCGTTGGATGGTTTGAGATTTGTTGGCTTGATGTCCATGATTGATCCTCCCAGAGCTGCAGTGCCTGACGCCGTTGCTAAATGCAGAAGTGCCGGTATTAAGGTCATTATGGTGACGGGAGATCACCCGATTACGGCCAAGGCTATTGCAAAGTCGGTTGGGATTATTTCGGAGGGTAACGAAACGGTTGAAGATATTGCTCAACGGTTGAATATTCCTGTCTCGGAAGTCAACCCGAGGGAAGCCAAAGCTGCCGTTGTTCACGGATCTGATCTCAGAGACCTATCTTCCGATCAATTAGACGAAATTTTGAGATACCACACTGAAATTGTATTCGCTAGAACCTCGCCGCAACAGAAGTTGATCATCGTCGAGGGGTGCCAACGGATGGGCGCTATTGTCGCCGTGACAG GCGACGGCGTGAACGACTCGCCGGCTTTGAAGAAGGCGGACATCGGTGTGGCCATGGGTATCGCGGGTTCGGATGTGTCCAAGCAAGCCGCCGACATGATCCTGCTGGACGATAACTTCGCGTCGATCGTGACAGGAGTGGAGGAAGGCCGTTTGATCTTCGATAACTTGAAGAAATCTATTGCCTACACCTTGACCTCAAACATTCCCGAAATCTCGCCTTTCCTTGCTTTCATTTTGTGCGACATTCCTTTGCCTCTCGGTACCGTAACAATTCTGTGCATCGATCTTGGAACTGACATG GTCCCCGCCATATCCCTGGCATACGAGGAGGCAGAGTCTGATATAATGAAGCGCCGTCCTAGAAACCCTTTCAGTGATAAACTCGTCAACGAAAG GTTGATTTCGATGGCATACGGCCAGATTGGTATGATTCAAGCAGCTGCTGGTTTCTTCGTGTACTTTGTCATCATGGCTGAGAACGGCTTCCGCCCGACTGACTTGTTCGGTATTCGAAAGCAATGGGACTCGAAAGCTGTCAATGATCTCACAGATTCGTACGGTCAGGAATGG ACTTATCGGGACAGGAAGACATTGGAATACACTTGCCACACTGCATTCTTCGTGTCCATCGTGGTTGTCCAATGGGCCGATTTGATCATTTGTAAGACCCGTCGCAATTCGATCCTCCACCAGGGAATGCGTAACTGGGCGCTCAACTTTGGTTTGGTTTTCGAAACTGCACTCGCAGCCTTCCTGTCGTACACTCCCGGGATGGACAAGGGTCTGCGCATGTTCCCGCTCAA GTTTGTGTGGTGGTTGCCTGCAATTCCGTTTATGTTGTCCATCTTCATTTACGACGAAACCCGTCGGTTTTATTTGCGTCGCAATCCAGGAGGTTGGCTGGAACAGGAGACCTACTATTAA
- the Atpalpha gene encoding sodium/potassium-transporting ATPase subunit alpha isoform X1 produces MALKSEMKEEHGRSDSYRVATIPSSYDDNKTADGRPKSRRKNKKVRKADDLDDLKQELDIDYHKITPEELYQRFQTHPENGLSHAKAKENLERDGPNALTPPKTTPEWVKFCKNLFGGFALLLWIGAILCFIAYSIQASTVEEPADDNLYLGIVLAAVVIVTGIFSYYQESKSSKIMESFKNMVPQFATVIREGEKLTLRAEDLVLGDVVEVKFGDRIPADIRIIESRGFKVDNSSLTGESEPQSRSPEFTHENPLETKNLAFFSTNAVEGTAKGVVISCGDNTVMGRIAGLASGLDTGETPIAKEIHHFIHLITGVAVFLGVTFFVIAFILGYHWLDAVIFLIGIIVANVPEGLLATVTVCLTLTAKRMASKNCLVKNLEAVETLGSTSTICSDKTGTLTQNRMTVAHMWFDNQIIEADTTEDQSGVQYDRTSPGFKALSRIATLCNRAEFKGGQNDVPILKREVNGDASEAALLKCMELALGDVMSIRRKNKKVCEIPFNSTNKYQVSIHENEDASDPRHILVMKGAPERILERCSTIFICGKEKVLDEEMKEAFNNAYLELGGLGERVLGFCDFMLPTDKYPIGYKFNCDDPNFPLDGLRFVGLMSMIDPPRAAVPDAVAKCRSAGIKVIMVTGDHPITAKAIAKSVGIISEGNETVEDIAQRLNIPVSEVNPREAKAAVVHGSDLRDLSSDQLDEILRYHTEIVFARTSPQQKLIIVEGCQRMGAIVAVTGDGVNDSPALKKADIGVAMGIAGSDVSKQAADMILLDDNFASIVTGVEEGRLIFDNLKKSIAYTLTSNIPEISPFLAFILCDIPLPLGTVTILCIDLGTDMVPAISLAYEEAESDIMKRPPRDPQNDKLVNDRLISMAYGQIGMIQAAAGFFVYFVIMAENGFRPTDLFGIRKQWDSKAVNDLTDSYGQEWTYRDRKTLEYTCHTAFFVSIVVVQWADLIICKTRRNSILHQGMRNWALNFGLVFETALAAFLSYTPGMDKGLRMFPLKFVWWLPAIPFMLSIFIYDETRRFYLRRNPGGWLEQETYY; encoded by the exons CACGGCCGTTCTGACTCGTATCGGGTGGCAACTATTCCGTCCAGTTATGATGACAACAAAACGGCTGATGGTAGACCAAag TCACGGAGGAAAAATAAGAAGGTCAGGAAAGCGGACGATTTAGATGATTTGAAACAAGAATTGGACATCGATTATCATAAAATCACCCCAGAAGAATTATATCAGAGATTCCAGACACATCCAGAAAAT GGCCTCAGTCATGCGAAAGCGAAAGAGAATTTGGAACGGGACGGACCCAATGCACTCACACCCCCAAAGACTACCCCCGAATGggtgaaattttgtaaaaatctcTTCGGGGGTTTCGCTCTCTTATTGTGGATCGGCGCCATCCTCTGCTTCATAGCCTATTCTATTCAGGCTAGCACCGTGGAGGAACCAGCCGATGATAATCTTTATCTTGGCATCGTCTTAGCTGCCGTTGTTATCGTTACAG GTATATTTTCTTATTATCAAGAAAGCAAGAGTTCGAAGATTATGGAGTCGTTCAAAAACATGGTCCCCCAATTCGCTACAGTGATCCGCGAGGGTGAAAAGCTGACCCTCCGCGCGGAGGACCTGGTACTGGGCGACGTGGTCGAGGTGAAATTCGGTGACAGAATCCCAGCCGATATCCGAATCATCGAATCTCGCGGCTTCAAAGTAGACAACTCATCCTTGACAGGCGAATCCGAACCGCAGTCCCGCAGTCCGGAGTTCACTCACGAGAACCCTCTCGAAACGAAAAACTTGGCGTTCTTCTCGACCAACGCCGTCGAAGGCACTGCCAAAGGTGTTGTGATTAGTTGTGGTGACAATACCGTGATGGGTCGCATCGCCGGTCTCGCCTCCGGTCTGGACACCGGCGAGACGCCCATCGCCAAAGAAATCCATCATTTCATTCACCTCATTACTGGCGTGGCTGTTTTCCTCGGAGTTACCTTCTTCGTAATCGCCTTCATCCTCGGCTACCACTGGCTCGACGCTGTTATTTTCCTCATCGGTATTATCGTGGCGAACGTGCCCGAGGGGCTCCTCGCCACCGTCACCGTGTGTCTCACCCTCACTGCTAAGAGGATGGCTTCCAAGAACTGCCTCGTGAAGAATCTCGAGGCCGTAGAGACCCTCGGCTCCACAAGCACGATCTGCTCGGACAAGACCGGAACTTTGACCCAAAACCGGATGACGGTAGCACACATGTGGTTCGACAATCAGATCATTGAAGCCGACACCACTGAAGACCAGTCGGGAGTCCAATACGACCGCACAAGTCCAGGATTCAAAGCTTTGTCGCGCATTGCCACACTTTGCAACCGGGCTGAGTTCAAAGGGGGGCAGAACGACGTCCCGATCCTTAAACGCGAAGTCAACGGAGACGCCTCTGAAGCCGCTCTCCTCAAATGCATGGAACTGGCTCTGGGCGACGTGATGTCCATCAGACGCAAGAACAAGAAAGTTTGCGAAATTCCCTTCAACTCGACCAACAAATACCAAGTTTCCATCCACGAGAACGAGGACGCGAGCGATCCTCGCCATATCCTTGTGATGAAGGGCGCTCCTGAACGAATCCTCGAACGCTGCAGCACGATCTTCATCTGCGGCAAGGAGAAAGTCCTGGATGAGGAAATGAAGGAAGCTTTCAATAACGCCTACTTGGAGTTGGGTGGTTTGGGCGAGCGTGTGCTCGGCTTCTGCGATTTTATGTTGCCCACTGATAAGTACCCAATTGGGTACAAATTCAATTGCGATGACCCCAACTTCCCGTTGGATGGTTTGAGATTTGTTGGCTTGATGTCCATGATTGATCCTCCCAGAGCTGCAGTGCCTGACGCCGTTGCTAAATGCAGAAGTGCCGGTATTAAGGTCATTATGGTGACGGGAGATCACCCGATTACGGCCAAGGCTATTGCAAAGTCGGTTGGGATTATTTCGGAGGGTAACGAAACGGTTGAAGATATTGCTCAACGGTTGAATATTCCTGTCTCGGAAGTCAACCCGAGGGAAGCCAAAGCTGCCGTTGTTCACGGATCTGATCTCAGAGACCTATCTTCCGATCAATTAGACGAAATTTTGAGATACCACACTGAAATTGTATTCGCTAGAACCTCGCCGCAACAGAAGTTGATCATCGTCGAGGGGTGCCAACGGATGGGCGCTATTGTCGCCGTGACAG GCGACGGCGTGAACGACTCGCCGGCTTTGAAGAAGGCGGACATCGGTGTGGCCATGGGTATCGCGGGTTCGGATGTGTCCAAGCAAGCCGCCGACATGATCCTGCTGGACGATAACTTCGCGTCGATCGTGACAGGAGTGGAGGAAGGCCGTTTGATCTTCGATAACTTGAAGAAATCTATTGCCTACACCTTGACCTCAAACATTCCCGAAATCTCGCCTTTCCTTGCTTTCATTTTGTGCGACATTCCTTTGCCTCTCGGTACCGTAACAATTCTGTGCATCGATCTTGGAACTGACATG GTTCCAGCCATATCTTTGGCGTACGAGGAAGCAGAATCTGATATTATGAAGAGACCACCCCGAGACCCACAGAATGATAAACTTGTCAATGATAG GTTGATTTCGATGGCATACGGCCAGATTGGTATGATTCAAGCAGCTGCTGGTTTCTTCGTGTACTTTGTCATCATGGCTGAGAACGGCTTCCGCCCGACTGACTTGTTCGGTATTCGAAAGCAATGGGACTCGAAAGCTGTCAATGATCTCACAGATTCGTACGGTCAGGAATGG ACTTATCGGGACAGGAAGACATTGGAATACACTTGCCACACTGCATTCTTCGTGTCCATCGTGGTTGTCCAATGGGCCGATTTGATCATTTGTAAGACCCGTCGCAATTCGATCCTCCACCAGGGAATGCGTAACTGGGCGCTCAACTTTGGTTTGGTTTTCGAAACTGCACTCGCAGCCTTCCTGTCGTACACTCCCGGGATGGACAAGGGTCTGCGCATGTTCCCGCTCAA GTTTGTGTGGTGGTTGCCTGCAATTCCGTTTATGTTGTCCATCTTCATTTACGACGAAACCCGTCGGTTTTATTTGCGTCGCAATCCAGGAGGTTGGCTGGAACAGGAGACCTACTATTAA
- the Atpalpha gene encoding sodium/potassium-transporting ATPase subunit alpha isoform X4: MALKSEMKEEHGRSDSYRVATIPSSYDDNKTADGRPKSRRKNKKVRKADDLDDLKQELDIDYHKITPEELYQRFQTHPENGLSHAKAKENLERDGPNALTPPKTTPEWVKFCKNLFGGFALLLWIGAILCFIAYSIQASTVEEPADDNLYLGIVLAAVVIVTGIFSYYQESKSSKIMESFKNMVPQFATVIREGEKLTLRAEDLVLGDVVEVKFGDRIPADIRIIESRGFKVDNSSLTGESEPQSRSPEFTHENPLETKNLAFFSTNAVEGTAKGVVISCGDNTVMGRIAGLASGLDTGETPIAKEIHHFIHLITGVAVFLGVTFFVIAFILGYHWLDAVIFLIGIIVANVPEGLLATVTVCLTLTAKRMASKNCLVKNLEAVETLGSTSTICSDKTGTLTQNRMTVAHMWFDNQIIEADTTEDQSGVQYDRTSPGFKALSRIATLCNRAEFKGGQNDVPILKREVNGDASEAALLKCMELALGDVMSIRRKNKKVCEIPFNSTNKYQVSIHENEDASDPRHILVMKGAPERILERCSTIFICGKEKVLDEEMKEAFNNAYLELGGLGERVLGFCDFMLPTDKYPIGYKFNCDDPNFPLDGLRFVGLMSMIDPPRAAVPDAVAKCRSAGIKVIMVTGDHPITAKAIAKSVGIISEGNETVEDIAQRLNIPVSEVNPREAKAAVVHGSDLRDLSSDQLDEILRYHTEIVFARTSPQQKLIIVEGCQRMGAIVAVTGDGVNDSPALKKADIGVAMGIAGSDVSKQAADMILLDDNFASIVTGVEEGRLIFDNLKKSIAYTLTSNIPEISPFLAFILCDIPLPLGTVTILCIDLGTDMVPAISLAYEKAESDIMKRRPRDPYSDKLVNERLISMAYGQIGMIQAAAGFFVYFVIMAENGFRPTDLFGIRKQWDSKAVNDLTDSYGQEWTYRDRKTLEYTCHTAFFVSIVVVQWADLIICKTRRNSILHQGMRNWALNFGLVFETALAAFLSYTPGMDKGLRMFPLKFVWWLPAIPFMLSIFIYDETRRFYLRRNPGGWLEQETYY, translated from the exons CACGGCCGTTCTGACTCGTATCGGGTGGCAACTATTCCGTCCAGTTATGATGACAACAAAACGGCTGATGGTAGACCAAag TCACGGAGGAAAAATAAGAAGGTCAGGAAAGCGGACGATTTAGATGATTTGAAACAAGAATTGGACATCGATTATCATAAAATCACCCCAGAAGAATTATATCAGAGATTCCAGACACATCCAGAAAAT GGCCTCAGTCATGCGAAAGCGAAAGAGAATTTGGAACGGGACGGACCCAATGCACTCACACCCCCAAAGACTACCCCCGAATGggtgaaattttgtaaaaatctcTTCGGGGGTTTCGCTCTCTTATTGTGGATCGGCGCCATCCTCTGCTTCATAGCCTATTCTATTCAGGCTAGCACCGTGGAGGAACCAGCCGATGATAATCTTTATCTTGGCATCGTCTTAGCTGCCGTTGTTATCGTTACAG GTATATTTTCTTATTATCAAGAAAGCAAGAGTTCGAAGATTATGGAGTCGTTCAAAAACATGGTCCCCCAATTCGCTACAGTGATCCGCGAGGGTGAAAAGCTGACCCTCCGCGCGGAGGACCTGGTACTGGGCGACGTGGTCGAGGTGAAATTCGGTGACAGAATCCCAGCCGATATCCGAATCATCGAATCTCGCGGCTTCAAAGTAGACAACTCATCCTTGACAGGCGAATCCGAACCGCAGTCCCGCAGTCCGGAGTTCACTCACGAGAACCCTCTCGAAACGAAAAACTTGGCGTTCTTCTCGACCAACGCCGTCGAAGGCACTGCCAAAGGTGTTGTGATTAGTTGTGGTGACAATACCGTGATGGGTCGCATCGCCGGTCTCGCCTCCGGTCTGGACACCGGCGAGACGCCCATCGCCAAAGAAATCCATCATTTCATTCACCTCATTACTGGCGTGGCTGTTTTCCTCGGAGTTACCTTCTTCGTAATCGCCTTCATCCTCGGCTACCACTGGCTCGACGCTGTTATTTTCCTCATCGGTATTATCGTGGCGAACGTGCCCGAGGGGCTCCTCGCCACCGTCACCGTGTGTCTCACCCTCACTGCTAAGAGGATGGCTTCCAAGAACTGCCTCGTGAAGAATCTCGAGGCCGTAGAGACCCTCGGCTCCACAAGCACGATCTGCTCGGACAAGACCGGAACTTTGACCCAAAACCGGATGACGGTAGCACACATGTGGTTCGACAATCAGATCATTGAAGCCGACACCACTGAAGACCAGTCGGGAGTCCAATACGACCGCACAAGTCCAGGATTCAAAGCTTTGTCGCGCATTGCCACACTTTGCAACCGGGCTGAGTTCAAAGGGGGGCAGAACGACGTCCCGATCCTTAAACGCGAAGTCAACGGAGACGCCTCTGAAGCCGCTCTCCTCAAATGCATGGAACTGGCTCTGGGCGACGTGATGTCCATCAGACGCAAGAACAAGAAAGTTTGCGAAATTCCCTTCAACTCGACCAACAAATACCAAGTTTCCATCCACGAGAACGAGGACGCGAGCGATCCTCGCCATATCCTTGTGATGAAGGGCGCTCCTGAACGAATCCTCGAACGCTGCAGCACGATCTTCATCTGCGGCAAGGAGAAAGTCCTGGATGAGGAAATGAAGGAAGCTTTCAATAACGCCTACTTGGAGTTGGGTGGTTTGGGCGAGCGTGTGCTCGGCTTCTGCGATTTTATGTTGCCCACTGATAAGTACCCAATTGGGTACAAATTCAATTGCGATGACCCCAACTTCCCGTTGGATGGTTTGAGATTTGTTGGCTTGATGTCCATGATTGATCCTCCCAGAGCTGCAGTGCCTGACGCCGTTGCTAAATGCAGAAGTGCCGGTATTAAGGTCATTATGGTGACGGGAGATCACCCGATTACGGCCAAGGCTATTGCAAAGTCGGTTGGGATTATTTCGGAGGGTAACGAAACGGTTGAAGATATTGCTCAACGGTTGAATATTCCTGTCTCGGAAGTCAACCCGAGGGAAGCCAAAGCTGCCGTTGTTCACGGATCTGATCTCAGAGACCTATCTTCCGATCAATTAGACGAAATTTTGAGATACCACACTGAAATTGTATTCGCTAGAACCTCGCCGCAACAGAAGTTGATCATCGTCGAGGGGTGCCAACGGATGGGCGCTATTGTCGCCGTGACAG GCGACGGCGTGAACGACTCGCCGGCTTTGAAGAAGGCGGACATCGGTGTGGCCATGGGTATCGCGGGTTCGGATGTGTCCAAGCAAGCCGCCGACATGATCCTGCTGGACGATAACTTCGCGTCGATCGTGACAGGAGTGGAGGAAGGCCGTTTGATCTTCGATAACTTGAAGAAATCTATTGCCTACACCTTGACCTCAAACATTCCCGAAATCTCGCCTTTCCTTGCTTTCATTTTGTGCGACATTCCTTTGCCTCTCGGTACCGTAACAATTCTGTGCATCGATCTTGGAACTGACATG GTGCCGGCCATTTCTCTCGCTTATGAAAAAGCCGAATCCGACATTATGAAACGACGGCCACGTGACCCGTACTCTGATAAATTAGTTAACGAAAG GTTGATTTCGATGGCATACGGCCAGATTGGTATGATTCAAGCAGCTGCTGGTTTCTTCGTGTACTTTGTCATCATGGCTGAGAACGGCTTCCGCCCGACTGACTTGTTCGGTATTCGAAAGCAATGGGACTCGAAAGCTGTCAATGATCTCACAGATTCGTACGGTCAGGAATGG ACTTATCGGGACAGGAAGACATTGGAATACACTTGCCACACTGCATTCTTCGTGTCCATCGTGGTTGTCCAATGGGCCGATTTGATCATTTGTAAGACCCGTCGCAATTCGATCCTCCACCAGGGAATGCGTAACTGGGCGCTCAACTTTGGTTTGGTTTTCGAAACTGCACTCGCAGCCTTCCTGTCGTACACTCCCGGGATGGACAAGGGTCTGCGCATGTTCCCGCTCAA GTTTGTGTGGTGGTTGCCTGCAATTCCGTTTATGTTGTCCATCTTCATTTACGACGAAACCCGTCGGTTTTATTTGCGTCGCAATCCAGGAGGTTGGCTGGAACAGGAGACCTACTATTAA